One segment of Fibrobacter sp. UWB10 DNA contains the following:
- a CDS encoding FISUMP domain-containing protein, with protein sequence MDFKKLSAASAALALGLALVACDSDSSSGPQSDPVPTNSQDNTPASSGDVAGPLSSSSAALPASSATLPTSSAAKECFTNGMANITVRNMERKSISCPNSNTIYDYDLQILYKCEGDALIEIDMPPCEIDEPESSSSVTVPAVEYGTLSDSRDGKSYKTVIIGGKTWMAENLNFVTDSSFCYDDIPANCTKYGRLYQEFDAEEACPDGWSLPTERDWWDLVNAAKDEFGDQNGSLRALDVWENTIFGDNVVATNATGFSAVPGGYRASTGQCDGEGTKAYFWGVSSNTLTYAWILSNQYDLDRDSGRKGYFAYSIRCIKN encoded by the coding sequence ATGGATTTCAAGAAACTTTCTGCTGCCTCTGCAGCACTTGCTTTGGGGCTTGCGCTTGTCGCATGCGATTCGGATTCGTCTTCTGGCCCGCAAAGCGACCCGGTGCCGACAAACTCACAAGATAATACGCCTGCAAGTTCTGGCGATGTGGCGGGACCGCTTTCCTCTTCGTCTGCGGCATTGCCCGCGAGTTCTGCGACGCTCCCTACAAGTTCTGCCGCGAAGGAATGCTTCACGAATGGCATGGCAAACATTACCGTGCGCAATATGGAACGTAAATCGATTAGCTGCCCGAATAGCAACACAATATACGATTACGACTTGCAGATTCTATACAAGTGCGAAGGAGATGCGCTTATCGAAATCGACATGCCTCCTTGCGAAATCGATGAGCCTGAATCAAGTTCGTCCGTAACAGTCCCCGCTGTAGAATACGGCACGCTCTCTGATTCCCGCGACGGCAAGAGCTACAAGACTGTCATTATCGGCGGCAAGACTTGGATGGCCGAGAACTTGAACTTTGTGACGGATTCCAGCTTCTGCTATGATGACATTCCCGCAAACTGCACGAAGTATGGCCGCCTTTATCAAGAATTCGATGCCGAGGAGGCTTGCCCCGATGGCTGGTCGTTGCCCACAGAACGCGATTGGTGGGACTTGGTCAATGCGGCAAAGGATGAATTCGGCGACCAGAACGGTTCCCTGCGTGCGCTCGATGTTTGGGAAAATACGATTTTCGGAGACAATGTTGTCGCTACGAATGCAACTGGATTCTCTGCTGTTCCGGGTGGTTACCGCGCAAGTACCGGTCAATGCGATGGCGAAGGCACCAAGGCCTATTTCTGGGGAGTAAGTAGCAACACGCTTACATACGCTTGGATACTTTCGAACCAGTATGATTTGGATAGGGATTCGGGCCGCAAGGGCTATTTCGCCTATTCTATCCGCTGTATCAAGAATTAA
- a CDS encoding DUF1653 domain-containing protein — translation MSKAIANHRYRHYKKETMIYTVVTADALDCESVKPLVVYRSEYETPDHPKGTLWVRNREDFESKVTLSDGTVVDRFTEI, via the coding sequence ATGTCGAAAGCAATCGCCAATCACCGCTACCGCCATTACAAAAAAGAAACGATGATTTACACCGTCGTTACCGCCGACGCTCTCGATTGTGAATCGGTCAAACCGCTTGTGGTTTACCGCAGTGAATACGAAACACCTGACCACCCGAAGGGAACCTTATGGGTGCGCAACCGCGAAGATTTTGAAAGCAAGGTGACGCTTTCTGACGGCACTGTCGTAGACCGCTTTACTGAAATTTAA
- a CDS encoding patatin family protein: MAMYKDIALAVEGGGMRGAYSAGVLDVFLDNGIKFGACAGTSAGATHLCSYLSEQRERNKRLDTIHSASKRYMSWGNLIRTGEFFEIKYCYNEIPRVIDPFDFEKFRENTAETKFYAVATNLETGGPEYLLTRDLDKSEDMDKIRASASLPLMSHIVEVDGMKLLDGGVGDSIPFEVFAGMGYKKQVVIVTQPEGFVKKPNSMIPLFKLFYRKYPKFIEAARNRHIRYNQCLRTLEERVAQGSAFMIRPSAEFKISRLEKDKSKLVELYDMGVKDATALMPKLLEFLEK, translated from the coding sequence ATGGCGATGTATAAGGACATTGCGCTTGCTGTTGAAGGCGGCGGCATGCGTGGTGCGTATTCGGCTGGCGTACTGGATGTATTTTTAGATAACGGAATCAAGTTTGGAGCATGTGCCGGAACTTCTGCAGGTGCAACGCACCTTTGCAGCTATTTATCGGAACAACGCGAACGCAACAAGCGCCTCGACACCATTCATTCGGCGAGCAAGCGCTACATGAGCTGGGGCAACCTGATTCGCACCGGTGAATTTTTCGAAATCAAATATTGCTATAACGAAATCCCGCGTGTCATTGATCCGTTTGACTTCGAAAAGTTCCGCGAGAATACAGCCGAAACAAAATTCTACGCAGTCGCGACGAATCTCGAAACAGGTGGCCCGGAATATTTGCTTACCCGCGATTTGGATAAGTCCGAAGACATGGACAAGATTCGCGCCTCGGCCTCACTCCCGCTCATGAGCCATATCGTAGAAGTCGATGGCATGAAACTCTTGGACGGCGGTGTCGGCGACAGCATTCCGTTCGAAGTATTTGCGGGCATGGGCTACAAAAAGCAGGTCGTTATCGTCACACAGCCCGAAGGCTTTGTCAAGAAGCCGAACTCCATGATTCCCCTGTTCAAGCTTTTCTACCGCAAGTACCCGAAGTTTATCGAAGCGGCAAGGAACCGCCACATTCGTTACAACCAGTGCTTGCGCACGCTAGAGGAACGTGTCGCTCAGGGCTCTGCGTTCATGATTCGTCCGAGCGCCGAATTTAAGATTTCGCGCCTCGAAAAGGACAAGTCAAAGCTTGTGGAACTTTACGACATGGGCGTAAAAGATGCGACCGCGCTCATGCCCAAGCTGCTCGAGTTCCTTGAGAAATAA
- a CDS encoding NUDIX domain-containing protein, translating to MEEQIDVLNADGTPAGYARGRTEVHAKGLWHRTVHIWAFDSKGRILFQLRSRVKENNPGLFDTSCAGHISAGDSSVNAAVRELREELGVHKSSRDLEYLFEAKHESVLNGGSYLDNEYYDVYKISLSDDEANSLVPQPGEVDSFTWMTREEFFAKHKLHPEKFVEHPKDFLWLMENA from the coding sequence ATGGAAGAACAAATTGATGTGTTGAATGCGGACGGAACGCCGGCGGGCTATGCTCGCGGGCGCACCGAAGTTCACGCCAAGGGGCTGTGGCATCGTACGGTGCATATTTGGGCTTTCGATAGCAAAGGCCGCATTCTGTTCCAGTTGCGCAGTCGCGTAAAAGAAAACAATCCAGGACTTTTTGACACAAGTTGCGCGGGCCATATTTCGGCCGGAGATTCTAGCGTGAATGCCGCCGTGCGCGAACTGCGCGAAGAACTGGGTGTGCACAAGAGTTCGCGCGACCTCGAATATTTATTCGAGGCTAAGCACGAAAGCGTGCTTAACGGCGGCTCTTACCTCGACAACGAATACTACGATGTCTACAAGATTTCCCTTAGCGACGACGAAGCGAATTCGCTTGTGCCGCAGCCGGGCGAAGTCGATAGCTTTACCTGGATGACTCGCGAAGAATTTTTTGCCAAGCACAAGTTGCATCCTGAAAAATTTGTGGAACATCCGAAAGATTTCTTGTGGCTTATGGAGAATGCCTAA
- a CDS encoding response regulator, with translation MELTPRTTRINIKMVVWLAIVVFVLCLVCVLLRVKLDALLNVYVTKQVSQQAELIADLANEKLHMRLNALSMIARKIEADGSHVEDFMALSDLKNGKSSYGLIALDGTVYTEKSVFALPDESYRCIMESFRGNQSICYSDKMGIVLGVPVYNRYNVRYVLYVQYNDIPITNFFDVDCFEKKCFAQIIDNDGRVLIQNNTGSWRQDSAWVDFDVDKVYGWLRQDMDRGGLATSKNVQIGDEVFYFYMAKLKQDDFILVGMVAGEDVANGLDRLSFLVFWVVGLLMLLFLTGLGIRFFLVRKHREYNLKNHLLSDELDRLRMMESVGQDIRNPAMNVLNMGAIVLRESSDASLNEYVSEMRASGQELLLLSNDILDMNKIRTNSLDISIKEYDLFAVLCDCYSSARHRKKSEEFELLVDSSIPTQLEGDESRLWQIISNILFNAERLVVNGANIIQIGYRWAEDENGEENTQKIDLIIDVPDAGVSWTGASLTLVRMLVVALGGTIKSDHIADGLPVIEIAIPQKVVKNELMGDFKTRYNEFVQATENESIHFFAPNASILAIDDLPMNLRVMSGLMKETLAKFDSVSNGMEAIENFRRNHYDVIFLDHTMPIIDGLDILTIMKTLDDHPNKHTPIVMLTADDSASAKTICETMGFADFLTKPVHEDALFAILLKYLPKELVHRIDEVPKKEDISVQPLVEDKTAKKVVVQEPKKQHENLPSDVLDVSVGLYCCERNEALYRKKMMTYVDKQFDVVLNKLFKDEDFESYRLMVQALKSASLFIGAVEIASIAKSMEYACNEGDYDHVRVRHDDLMREYRRIVMAIKEQVMNGRTN, from the coding sequence ATGGAATTAACCCCTAGAACTACAAGAATCAACATCAAGATGGTGGTGTGGCTTGCCATCGTCGTGTTTGTGCTGTGCCTTGTCTGTGTCTTGCTGCGTGTAAAGCTCGATGCACTCTTGAATGTCTATGTGACAAAGCAGGTGTCTCAGCAGGCGGAATTGATTGCAGACCTTGCCAATGAAAAATTGCACATGCGCTTGAATGCGCTTTCGATGATTGCCCGTAAGATTGAGGCTGATGGTTCACATGTCGAAGATTTTATGGCGCTTTCGGATTTGAAAAATGGAAAGTCGAGTTACGGGTTGATTGCGCTAGATGGTACGGTATATACGGAAAAATCAGTGTTTGCTTTGCCCGATGAAAGCTACCGTTGCATTATGGAATCTTTCCGTGGCAATCAATCGATTTGCTATAGCGACAAGATGGGAATTGTGCTTGGCGTGCCTGTGTACAATCGCTACAATGTGCGCTATGTATTGTACGTACAGTACAACGATATTCCTATTACAAATTTCTTTGATGTAGACTGCTTTGAAAAGAAATGTTTTGCGCAGATTATCGATAACGATGGTAGGGTCTTAATTCAGAATAACACTGGAAGCTGGCGGCAAGATTCTGCTTGGGTCGATTTTGATGTGGATAAAGTTTACGGTTGGCTCCGCCAGGATATGGACCGTGGCGGTCTTGCAACTTCCAAGAATGTTCAAATTGGCGATGAAGTATTTTATTTCTACATGGCCAAGCTTAAACAAGATGACTTTATCTTGGTGGGAATGGTTGCCGGTGAAGATGTTGCTAACGGACTAGATCGCCTGTCTTTCTTGGTGTTCTGGGTTGTTGGCCTTTTGATGCTTCTGTTCTTGACAGGGCTTGGTATTCGATTCTTCTTGGTCCGCAAACATCGCGAGTACAATTTGAAAAATCATTTGCTGAGCGATGAACTGGATCGCTTGCGCATGATGGAATCCGTAGGTCAGGATATTCGCAATCCGGCGATGAATGTCTTGAATATGGGTGCGATAGTCTTGAGAGAATCTTCGGATGCATCTTTGAATGAATACGTCTCTGAAATGCGTGCGTCTGGTCAGGAACTGTTGTTGCTGTCGAATGACATTTTGGACATGAACAAGATTCGCACGAACAGTCTCGACATTTCAATTAAGGAATATGATTTGTTCGCGGTTCTTTGTGATTGCTATAGTTCTGCACGCCATCGTAAGAAATCAGAGGAATTTGAATTGCTGGTGGATTCTTCGATTCCGACCCAGCTCGAAGGCGATGAATCGCGCCTGTGGCAGATTATAAGCAACATTTTGTTCAATGCGGAACGCCTTGTGGTGAATGGGGCGAATATTATCCAGATTGGTTACCGCTGGGCAGAAGACGAAAATGGCGAAGAGAATACGCAAAAGATTGACCTGATAATTGATGTCCCAGATGCAGGTGTCAGCTGGACAGGTGCTTCGCTTACGCTTGTTAGAATGTTGGTGGTGGCACTTGGCGGTACAATCAAGAGCGATCATATTGCAGATGGTTTGCCGGTAATAGAAATCGCTATCCCGCAGAAAGTGGTAAAGAATGAATTGATGGGTGATTTCAAGACTCGTTATAATGAGTTTGTGCAGGCCACTGAAAATGAATCCATTCACTTCTTTGCTCCCAACGCATCGATTCTTGCCATTGACGACCTTCCGATGAATTTGCGCGTCATGAGCGGACTTATGAAGGAAACGCTTGCCAAGTTCGATTCTGTTTCGAACGGAATGGAAGCAATCGAAAACTTCAGACGAAATCATTACGATGTGATATTCCTTGACCATACGATGCCGATTATCGATGGCTTGGATATTTTGACGATTATGAAGACGCTTGACGATCATCCGAATAAGCATACGCCGATTGTGATGCTTACGGCAGATGATAGCGCTTCTGCGAAGACGATTTGTGAAACCATGGGCTTTGCGGACTTCTTGACAAAGCCGGTTCATGAAGATGCGCTGTTCGCGATTTTGCTGAAATACTTGCCTAAGGAATTGGTGCACCGTATCGATGAAGTTCCGAAAAAAGAAGATATATCGGTACAGCCCTTGGTTGAAGATAAGACTGCCAAGAAGGTTGTGGTGCAAGAGCCTAAAAAACAACACGAAAACTTGCCGAGCGATGTATTGGATGTTTCAGTCGGTCTATACTGCTGCGAACGCAACGAAGCTCTTTACCGCAAGAAAATGATGACTTATGTCGATAAGCAGTTTGACGTTGTTTTGAATAAGCTGTTCAAAGACGAAGATTTTGAAAGTTACCGTTTGATGGTGCAGGCTTTGAAGAGCGCGTCGTTGTTTATTGGCGCGGTAGAAATTGCAAGTATCGCCAAGTCGATGGAATATGCTTGCAACGAAGGTGATTACGACCATGTGCGTGTGCGTCATGACGACTTGATGCGCGAATACAGACGCATAGTTATGGCGATTAAAGAACAGGTCATGAATGGAAGAACAAATTGA
- a CDS encoding BMP family ABC transporter substrate-binding protein, whose product MRWVVLTSTIALLMIVGVLLMFGPETEFQEEQKKVRVAVIMPGLRNDHSWNETHYEALQKAESVLNLEVAYYENVPTDYSAREVMERAIKNGAKIVVATSVEYGEPALIEARNHPETKFFHATGLQTTTNLSTFFGRMYQLRYLSGLVAGLKTKTNEIGYVAAINIPEVVRGINAFTLGVKKVNPNAKVYVSWSGSWTDESMSADATRSLFEQHNIDVMTTHVDALSPYEIADNNKIWIIGYNRDNSKRFPDRFLTAPVWRWENFYIPKIREVIQDKFEGQAYWLGLESEIMELSPLTRNVEDPIRQVVEEEKLRLLQGKFDVFYGPVVDNHGEVRVGEGESMTDDAMLHRFDWFVEGVVDGINP is encoded by the coding sequence ATGAGGTGGGTTGTTCTAACATCGACGATTGCTCTTTTGATGATTGTTGGCGTTCTGCTCATGTTCGGGCCGGAAACGGAATTTCAGGAAGAACAGAAAAAAGTCCGTGTGGCTGTGATTATGCCTGGGCTTCGCAATGACCATAGCTGGAATGAAACTCATTACGAGGCTTTGCAGAAGGCCGAATCGGTTCTGAATCTAGAAGTCGCCTATTATGAAAATGTCCCTACCGATTATTCGGCGCGCGAAGTGATGGAACGGGCCATCAAGAATGGGGCGAAAATTGTTGTGGCAACTTCTGTTGAATATGGCGAGCCTGCGTTGATTGAGGCGAGAAACCATCCGGAGACAAAATTTTTCCATGCGACAGGATTGCAGACGACAACGAATCTTTCCACCTTTTTTGGCCGTATGTACCAGCTGCGTTACCTTTCGGGGCTTGTTGCTGGATTAAAGACGAAAACGAATGAAATCGGTTATGTCGCCGCGATTAATATTCCTGAAGTGGTTCGTGGAATTAACGCGTTTACGCTCGGCGTGAAAAAAGTAAACCCGAATGCAAAAGTTTATGTCAGTTGGAGTGGTTCTTGGACCGACGAGTCGATGTCTGCCGATGCGACGCGCTCGCTTTTTGAACAACACAACATCGATGTCATGACGACACATGTGGATGCTTTGTCGCCGTATGAAATTGCTGACAATAATAAAATATGGATTATTGGTTATAACAGAGACAATTCCAAGAGGTTTCCGGATCGGTTCTTGACTGCTCCTGTTTGGCGCTGGGAAAATTTCTACATCCCGAAGATTCGCGAGGTAATTCAGGATAAGTTTGAAGGACAGGCTTATTGGCTTGGCCTTGAAAGCGAAATTATGGAATTGTCTCCATTGACTCGAAATGTAGAAGATCCGATTCGTCAAGTAGTTGAAGAAGAAAAACTTCGACTCCTTCAAGGAAAGTTCGATGTGTTTTATGGCCCGGTTGTTGATAACCATGGCGAAGTTCGCGTGGGCGAGGGCGAAAGCATGACAGATGATGCTATGTTGCATCGGTTCGATTGGTTTGTCGAGGGGGTAGTCGATGGAATTAACCCCTAG
- a CDS encoding hybrid sensor histidine kinase/response regulator produces MFSKTIESEKRVRALYGIILVAVGLTFAAVSAYVFGDYVETVQQEILNAGSLSNERDAEAIDGFLARGESILRVTTRIAEKSLDHGAKQAQIESLLVSEAEYYKHSDDFTLCNMYGILREEFFNGGRWTPAVGYVPSNRPWYQNAPMEKDKVALIPTHLNPHTGEQVVTISLRLSDRKSVLAVDMYLKDLLAKVKKSDLSNMLVIIDKKGVVISHTDIAQNGRNYKSSDFWGSDEEKLANSISYASGDPFVINLRGKDYRVFSTLVQGEWYVARLVEERGLWAPLHLTILRNAMIIVLIYVLIALLLTALYSKYMRLIRANRSKTAFLTSMSNEIRSAMNGILGMNTIVQKDLHDDSMKEYSNNIQSAGQSILSLVNDVLDVSKIESGRLSIESMEYDVFSVLQECFNENEPKAKAKGLAFHVDCDPDIPSCLWGDENRIIQIINNLLSNAIKFTEVGGVSLSVGFDNLPPMGSLRTDDYIMLKLAVKDTGVGIRKEDRGSIFRKYITDDSNENKSVEGMGLGLSLTQELLKKCGGQMTVSSRYGEGSSFLVEIPQLVLNTEPMGDFAMRYRNATRKNKDLADVFLAPEARILIVDDVELNLKVFRGFLKNSQMKIDEALSGHQCLQLVESRHYDLIFLDHMMPVMDGIDVYRKMRMMEKSPNKDTPVIALVSEGESFTKDSFLGEGFADYLIKPLKERDLFRAMKWYLPKQLVLTLEDLSEPMVPSTNMMDGVVAPDQKNKGVYDDDEIELRSVTAPTLVERFKQFEEFLDVKAGLNYCADDEEIYVEMLQEYVGSPLCRNVDNCYKNSDWDNYRFYMHVLYDSSVAIGALSMADKFRNLENASRESRMKVIQENHELAMALHAELIENIQRGLEDR; encoded by the coding sequence GTGTTCTCAAAGACAATAGAAAGCGAAAAACGCGTAAGGGCTTTGTACGGGATAATTCTTGTGGCAGTGGGGCTAACCTTTGCCGCAGTCAGCGCGTATGTCTTTGGAGATTACGTCGAAACGGTTCAACAAGAAATCTTGAATGCGGGTTCGCTTTCGAATGAACGAGACGCCGAAGCGATCGATGGATTCTTGGCGCGGGGCGAATCTATATTAAGAGTGACTACTCGCATTGCAGAAAAGAGTTTGGATCATGGTGCCAAGCAGGCGCAGATAGAATCTCTGCTCGTTTCCGAAGCAGAATATTACAAGCACTCGGATGATTTTACCTTGTGCAATATGTACGGAATTCTGCGCGAAGAATTCTTTAATGGCGGGCGTTGGACTCCTGCCGTAGGTTATGTGCCCTCGAATCGTCCTTGGTACCAGAATGCTCCTATGGAAAAGGACAAGGTCGCATTGATTCCGACGCACTTAAACCCGCATACGGGCGAACAGGTGGTGACTATTAGCTTGCGCCTTTCGGATAGGAAGAGTGTTCTTGCTGTAGACATGTATTTGAAGGACTTGCTTGCTAAAGTCAAGAAGAGCGACTTGTCTAACATGTTGGTGATTATCGATAAAAAAGGCGTGGTTATTTCGCATACTGACATTGCCCAGAACGGTAGGAATTACAAGTCGTCTGATTTCTGGGGCTCAGATGAAGAAAAGCTTGCCAATTCGATTTCGTATGCGAGCGGTGATCCGTTTGTAATCAATTTGCGTGGCAAAGACTATCGCGTGTTTTCGACGTTGGTGCAAGGGGAATGGTATGTTGCCCGATTGGTTGAAGAACGTGGGCTTTGGGCACCTTTGCATTTGACCATTTTGCGCAATGCAATGATTATTGTCTTGATATATGTGCTAATTGCATTGTTGCTGACGGCGCTGTATTCAAAGTACATGAGGCTGATTCGCGCAAACCGTTCTAAGACGGCTTTTCTTACGAGCATGAGTAATGAAATCCGTTCGGCAATGAATGGTATTCTTGGCATGAATACCATTGTGCAGAAAGATTTGCATGACGACAGCATGAAAGAGTATTCCAACAATATTCAAAGTGCTGGACAGAGTATTCTTTCGCTTGTAAATGATGTCTTGGATGTTTCGAAAATTGAATCGGGCCGTTTGAGCATTGAATCAATGGAATACGATGTGTTCTCGGTTCTGCAGGAATGTTTCAATGAAAACGAACCGAAGGCCAAGGCCAAGGGGCTTGCGTTCCATGTGGATTGCGACCCGGATATTCCGTCTTGCTTGTGGGGCGATGAAAATCGCATTATCCAGATAATCAACAATTTGCTTTCGAATGCAATCAAGTTTACCGAAGTGGGCGGAGTGTCTTTGTCGGTGGGCTTTGACAACTTGCCTCCGATGGGTTCGCTTCGTACAGATGACTATATCATGCTGAAACTCGCCGTCAAGGATACGGGGGTTGGCATTCGAAAAGAAGACCGTGGCTCTATTTTCAGGAAATACATTACCGACGATTCTAATGAAAATAAGAGCGTCGAAGGAATGGGCCTTGGACTCAGCCTTACGCAGGAACTGCTGAAAAAATGCGGCGGGCAGATGACGGTTAGCAGTCGCTATGGCGAAGGTTCTTCGTTCTTGGTAGAAATCCCGCAGCTGGTGCTGAATACCGAACCCATGGGCGACTTTGCAATGCGTTACAGGAATGCCACTCGCAAGAATAAGGACCTTGCCGATGTGTTCCTTGCTCCCGAAGCGCGCATTTTGATTGTCGACGATGTGGAATTGAACCTCAAGGTGTTCCGTGGATTCTTGAAGAATTCGCAGATGAAAATTGACGAGGCGTTGAGCGGGCACCAGTGCTTGCAATTGGTGGAATCTAGGCATTACGACTTGATTTTCTTGGACCACATGATGCCGGTGATGGACGGTATAGATGTCTATAGAAAAATGAGGATGATGGAGAAGTCTCCGAATAAAGACACGCCTGTTATTGCACTTGTGTCGGAAGGGGAATCGTTTACGAAGGATTCGTTCCTTGGCGAGGGCTTTGCGGATTACTTGATTAAGCCGCTTAAGGAACGTGATTTGTTCCGTGCGATGAAGTGGTATTTGCCCAAGCAGCTTGTACTCACGCTTGAAGACTTGTCGGAACCTATGGTGCCTTCTACGAATATGATGGATGGCGTGGTTGCGCCTGACCAAAAGAATAAAGGCGTGTACGACGATGATGAAATTGAATTGCGCTCTGTTACTGCCCCGACATTAGTCGAACGCTTTAAACAGTTTGAAGAATTCTTGGATGTGAAGGCTGGCTTGAATTACTGCGCTGATGACGAAGAAATTTATGTAGAAATGTTGCAGGAATATGTGGGTTCGCCGTTGTGCAGAAATGTGGATAACTGCTACAAGAATTCGGACTGGGACAATTACCGTTTCTACATGCATGTTCTTTATGATTCGTCTGTTGCCATTGGTGCATTGTCGATGGCTGACAAGTTCCGCAATTTGGAAAATGCAAGTCGCGAATCTCGAATGAAAGTTATTCAGGAAAATCATGAACTGGCGATGGCCTTGCATGCAGAACTGATTGAAAACATCCAGAGGGGGCTTGAGGATCGATGA
- a CDS encoding serine hydrolase domain-containing protein, whose product MKFEKDTLEGLLKTAESEGIFNKAVAGFILPDGSREILTLNTPENTVFDIASLTKVCPTSTLTLSYILEGKLSVDTKVIDYIPELQTNFREDIRVFHLLTHSLDYRVPMKTLRTLPAEGILDALYTYQFEKAPGADFNYGNPASVLLGIILQRLTGKDLQQQGRERFFIPLGMTRSGWDPLTRDWNPIPKAEISPTEICSFRGREIQGEIHDESAWVLRKLFPVGSAGMFSCVPDLLNFVQTILKDGIANNGKRVMPAGILKMVSENAFALDSASKYSTAKDACTALGWELNSTKFMGTKISPHTFGKTGFTGASIVADPDKGAAVVLLSNFTYPHREANADRIHAFRAKLSDAFFG is encoded by the coding sequence ATGAAGTTCGAAAAAGATACATTGGAAGGCCTGCTCAAGACGGCAGAATCCGAGGGAATTTTCAACAAGGCGGTCGCCGGGTTTATTTTACCCGACGGTTCCCGCGAAATTTTGACGCTAAACACGCCTGAAAATACGGTTTTCGACATTGCAAGCCTTACCAAGGTATGCCCCACCTCCACACTCACCCTGAGTTACATTCTAGAGGGCAAGCTTTCGGTCGACACCAAGGTCATCGACTACATTCCAGAACTTCAGACCAATTTCCGCGAAGACATTCGCGTATTCCACTTGCTCACGCACAGCCTTGATTACCGCGTGCCCATGAAAACTTTGCGCACGCTGCCTGCCGAAGGAATTCTAGACGCCCTTTACACCTACCAGTTCGAAAAGGCGCCCGGCGCAGATTTTAATTACGGCAACCCTGCCAGCGTATTACTCGGAATCATCTTGCAACGCCTTACCGGCAAGGACTTGCAGCAGCAAGGCCGCGAGCGTTTCTTTATTCCGCTCGGCATGACACGTTCCGGCTGGGATCCGCTCACCCGCGACTGGAATCCCATCCCGAAGGCAGAAATCTCGCCCACTGAAATTTGCAGTTTCAGAGGTCGCGAAATCCAAGGCGAAATTCACGATGAAAGCGCTTGGGTACTACGAAAGCTGTTCCCCGTTGGTAGCGCAGGCATGTTCAGCTGCGTGCCCGATTTGCTAAATTTTGTACAAACTATTCTAAAAGACGGTATCGCAAACAATGGCAAACGCGTTATGCCCGCAGGCATTCTAAAAATGGTCAGCGAAAACGCCTTTGCGCTCGATTCGGCCAGCAAGTACTCTACCGCCAAGGACGCTTGCACCGCCCTCGGCTGGGAACTGAATAGCACCAAGTTCATGGGCACCAAGATTTCGCCACATACCTTCGGGAAAACGGGATTCACCGGCGCAAGCATTGTGGCAGACCCCGACAAGGGTGCCGCCGTCGTGCTGCTCAGCAACTTCACCTACCCGCACCGCGAAGCAAACGCCGATCGCATCCACGCCTTCCGCGCCAAGCTCTCCGACGCCTTCTTCGGATAA
- a CDS encoding sulfite exporter TauE/SafE family protein produces the protein MNFEPTALALYAAYFVLGAVVSLINSIAGGGSTLSLPIMIFLGMPATVANGTNRIGLIIGNFSSAFNLARHGYLNKRIFFQLLTPTILGALLGACFLVHIGDKLFQAILAVVICLVVVMSNLNKNVLGKPPENPPEKLTFKGALGFFAIAVYGCIVQVGVGFVQIFGLTRYTGLSPIQINALKNSLTNVFLVVSTIALGVTGKINWPIAVIMAGGAWVGGYFGSFLQRKKGNKFIQRFISVCSIGMAIALVVDLIVK, from the coding sequence ATGAATTTCGAGCCTACAGCACTTGCACTTTACGCCGCCTACTTCGTCTTAGGCGCAGTGGTAAGTCTTATCAACAGCATCGCGGGCGGCGGCTCTACCTTGAGCCTTCCTATCATGATTTTCCTCGGAATGCCAGCCACTGTTGCAAATGGCACGAACCGTATCGGGCTCATCATCGGAAATTTCAGTAGCGCATTCAATCTGGCGCGTCACGGCTATTTGAATAAGCGCATTTTCTTTCAACTGCTCACGCCCACCATCCTCGGTGCCCTTCTTGGAGCATGCTTCTTGGTACACATTGGCGACAAGCTATTCCAAGCAATTCTTGCAGTCGTCATCTGCCTTGTGGTTGTCATGAGCAACCTGAACAAGAATGTCCTGGGAAAACCGCCTGAAAATCCGCCTGAAAAGTTGACTTTCAAAGGAGCACTTGGATTTTTCGCCATCGCTGTTTACGGTTGCATCGTGCAAGTGGGCGTGGGTTTCGTACAAATTTTTGGGCTCACGCGCTACACCGGTCTTTCGCCCATCCAAATTAACGCCCTTAAAAATTCGCTCACCAACGTTTTCCTGGTGGTCAGCACTATTGCGCTCGGCGTGACCGGCAAAATTAACTGGCCCATCGCCGTGATTATGGCAGGTGGTGCCTGGGTCGGCGGCTATTTCGGTAGCTTCTTGCAGCGCAAAAAAGGCAACAAGTTCATCCAGCGATTCATTAGCGTTTGCAGCATCGGCATGGCAATTGCGCTTGTTGTGGACTTAATTGTGAAATAA